A window from Desulfuromonas sp. encodes these proteins:
- the higA gene encoding addiction module antidote protein, HigA family, which translates to MNKISPIHPGEILLEEFLTPMHLSQNKIANDMGVPPRRINEIVHGKRKITADTALRLAHYFEMSPQFWLGLQMDYDLDVEEDRLADRLPAEVKTYNAA; encoded by the coding sequence ATGAATAAAATTAGCCCCATACATCCTGGCGAGATTCTTCTTGAAGAATTTCTGACCCCAATGCACTTAAGTCAGAATAAAATTGCTAATGACATGGGAGTTCCGCCTCGCCGTATCAATGAAATTGTGCACGGGAAAAGAAAAATCACTGCGGATACGGCTCTTCGCCTGGCTCACTACTTTGAAATGTCACCACAATTCTGGCTTGGCTTACAAATGGACTATGACCTTGATGTTGAAGAGGACAGACTTGCTGACCGCTTGCCTGCCGAAGTCAAAACATATAACGCGGCATAA
- a CDS encoding type II toxin-antitoxin system prevent-host-death family antitoxin, which yields MTTITATEARKLLYKLLDDVSESHEPIQITGKRNSAFLVSEDDWRAVQETLYLHSVPGMKESIIDGMKTPVEECDEELDW from the coding sequence ATGACCACCATCACGGCAACTGAAGCCAGAAAGCTTCTCTATAAACTCCTCGACGACGTATCCGAATCGCACGAGCCCATCCAGATCACCGGCAAGCGCAACAGCGCGTTTCTGGTGTCAGAAGATGACTGGCGCGCAGTACAGGAGACACTCTATCTGCATTCTGTTCCCGGCATGAAGGAGTCGATCATTGACGGCATGAAAACGCCTGTCGAAGAGTGCGATGAGGAATTGGACTGGTGA
- a CDS encoding aldehyde-activating protein produces MSETITGSCLCSSVQYTINEEIKSIVNCHCNTCKKITGGAFETIAVIEEKNLEITAGENVLTTYQISENAKKHFCGTCGTPIFNLLSKYPGRCMVQVGSFDQPSLVTPAVNIFCESMLPWVKGIAELKCFEQLPTK; encoded by the coding sequence ATGTCTGAAACCATTACCGGATCTTGTTTGTGCAGTTCAGTTCAATACACAATAAATGAAGAAATTAAGTCGATCGTAAATTGCCATTGCAATACATGCAAAAAAATTACGGGCGGGGCATTCGAAACTATCGCCGTAATCGAAGAAAAGAATCTGGAAATTACTGCGGGGGAAAACGTGCTGACTACTTATCAAATAAGTGAAAATGCCAAAAAACATTTTTGCGGCACATGCGGCACTCCAATTTTTAATTTACTCAGTAAATATCCGGGCCGCTGCATGGTTCAGGTTGGCTCATTTGACCAACCTTCTCTCGTAACACCCGCAGTAAATATCTTTTGTGAAAGCATGCTGCCATGGGTAAAGGGGATTGCTGAGCTAAAATGCTTTGAGCAGCTTCCCACAAAATAG
- a CDS encoding plasmid maintenance system killer: protein MIQSFKCKETEKVFNRVFSGKFPNDIQRVALRKLRMLNRSTILNDLRVPPSNRLEPLKGRRKGQHSIRINDQWRVCFKWRDGDAFDVEIVDYH, encoded by the coding sequence ATGATCCAGTCATTCAAATGTAAAGAAACGGAAAAAGTGTTTAATAGGGTTTTCTCCGGAAAATTTCCCAATGACATACAACGAGTTGCCTTGAGAAAACTCCGCATGCTTAACCGTTCCACAATTCTGAATGACTTAAGAGTCCCACCCTCCAATCGCCTCGAGCCGTTAAAAGGTCGCAGAAAGGGACAACACAGCATCAGAATAAATGATCAGTGGAGAGTCTGTTTTAAATGGCGAGATGGAGACGCCTTTGATGTAGAGATCGTTGACTACCATTAG
- a CDS encoding Txe/YoeB family addiction module toxin: MSWRLVYTKHAQKDAKKLSASGLKPKAQQLLDILTENPFQNPPPYEKLVGDLAGAYSRRINIKHRLVYQVLEDLRTVKVLRMWTHYE; the protein is encoded by the coding sequence GTGAGTTGGAGGCTGGTCTACACCAAGCATGCCCAGAAAGATGCAAAGAAGCTTTCCGCTTCTGGGTTGAAACCGAAAGCGCAACAATTACTCGACATCCTTACAGAGAATCCCTTTCAAAATCCACCGCCATATGAAAAGCTCGTTGGCGACCTGGCTGGTGCTTACTCGCGTCGCATCAACATCAAACATCGGCTTGTCTATCAGGTTCTCGAGGATCTTCGTACAGTGAAGGTACTGCGCATGTGGACGCACTACGAGTAG
- a CDS encoding SAM-dependent methyltransferase, giving the protein MDELQLLIDLHKDATRQGPGGDEETKKAIDLANIDRNAPLKIADIGCGTGASTLILAHLLNAKITAVDFLQDFLTVLETRAQKEGVAEKITSLCASMDSLPFEEGEFDVIWSEGAIYNIGFQKGVADWKRYLKPDGLLVASEITWTTSNRPAEIEAHWANEYPEIDTASAKIKLLEENGYSPIGYFVLPEHCWLDEYYRPMQVRFDAFLSRNGNSKEACEIVAAERHEIDLYERNKAHFSYGVYIARKHR; this is encoded by the coding sequence GTGGATGAATTGCAATTACTTATAGACCTCCATAAGGACGCAACTCGACAAGGCCCTGGAGGTGATGAAGAAACAAAGAAGGCCATTGATCTTGCCAATATAGATCGAAATGCACCATTGAAAATTGCCGACATAGGCTGTGGTACAGGTGCTTCAACGCTGATTTTGGCACATCTGCTTAATGCAAAAATCACGGCCGTAGACTTCCTCCAGGACTTTTTAACCGTTTTGGAAACGAGAGCTCAGAAAGAGGGCGTTGCAGAAAAAATCACTTCTCTTTGCGCTTCGATGGACAGTCTCCCGTTTGAGGAAGGGGAGTTTGATGTTATCTGGTCCGAGGGCGCGATCTACAACATCGGGTTTCAAAAAGGTGTCGCAGATTGGAAGCGCTATCTGAAGCCTGACGGGCTTCTTGTTGCATCAGAGATTACATGGACAACCAGCAATCGCCCTGCGGAGATTGAAGCTCACTGGGCCAATGAATACCCCGAAATCGACACGGCCTCTGCAAAGATCAAATTACTGGAGGAAAATGGCTATTCACCGATCGGCTACTTCGTGTTACCGGAGCATTGCTGGCTGGACGAGTATTATCGTCCAATGCAGGTCAGATTCGATGCTTTTCTAAGTCGAAACGGCAACAGTAAAGAAGCATGTGAGATTGTGGCCGCCGAACGACACGAAATTGATCTTTACGAAAGAAACAAAGCCCACTTTAGTTACGGGGTCTATATTGCGAGAAAGCATAGATAA